In Ruegeria sp. YS9, the genomic window AACGGCTGGCCGATTGCAGAATGCCTCCCATGCCACCGATCAGCACACCACAGCCAAAGAAGACCAGATCAGGCAGGTTGGATCCGTCAGGCAGGCCGATGCCGTAGATCTGCGCCCGGTCCATCGACACCACTGTGACACAGACGAAAATCAATACCCAGATCGCCACCAATATCACCGGTTTCGGGCCGTATTTCTTGTCTGCCTTGCCCCCAAGCCACGCAAAAACGGCCGAGGCGAGAACGCTGACGATCCCGAATACTCCGATCTTGATCAGATCCCATTCCAATACCAGCCGCGCGTAGACACCACCAAAACTGTACAGCCCGTTCAGTGCGTCGCGATAGAACATGGACGAACCGAGGTAACTGGCCAGACTGACGCGATAGCGCAAGTTAGACACTGATTTCGACAACAGGCGCAGCGCCTCACCCACGCTTCCCTTCCTGTCCGTCGCCGCATCGTCGCGGACCCACAGGAAGTACGGCACCATGAACAAAATGAACCACATTGCGGTAAAGGGGCCGACAAAACGCGTGCCTTCCCGGGTGGCGGCATCCAGACCAAAGGCGGGCGTCATCCCGATCAGGGTTTTGCCGTTTGGCTGTTCCACAAACAGCGCCAGCATGATCGCCAGCGAAATCAGCCCTCCAAAATAGCCAAAGGCAAAGCCCGAGCCCGAGATCTCGCCCACTTCGCTGTCATCGCCCAAATCGGGTAGCTGCGAGTTGATGAAGATCAGCGCATATTCTGCACCTACGAAGCCGAAACCGAAAGCCGACAGCATCAACCACATGTTCGAGCCATCGGGCATCGTATACCAAAGCGCCGCAGACCCGACCGCATACATGACCGAAAAGGCAAATATCCACGGGATACGCCGCCCCGAAACATCCGCCATCGCCCCCAGCAGCGGCGCGCCAAAAGCGATGATCAACCCGGTGATCGTCAGACAGTTGGCCCAAACGGTCTGCGCGCGCGCCGCGGCCGCCTGCGCATCCAGCCCTTCAGTGGTGAAATACCCGGCGGCGACGCCTGCGAAGTAGGGGCCAAAGACAAAGGTGACCAGAAGGGTGTGATAGGGTTGGCTGGCCCAGTCAAAGAACCACCAGCCCCAGATGCGCCTGCGCTTGGATATTTCTGCCATCTCTGCCCCTGTTTATCGTTGCGATTATATGACTGGGCTTTAATTCAAATCGCAAGCGTTGAGTGCCAGGCACTTGCTCTTTGTCGCCATGGTGCTTAGGTCTCGGCCAACAAGAATACGGAGAACCCATGCTGTCGCTGATCCAAATCCTGCTGCTGATCCTGGACATTGTCTGGTTCATCATCCTGGCCCATGTGATCATGAGCTGGCTGATCAACTTTCAGGTGCTCAACCTGCACCAACAGCTGGTCGCGCAAATCTGGTACGGGCTGAACCGCCTGTTAGAGCCTATCTACGGCCCGATCCGGCGTATCCTGCCCAATATGGGCGGTCTGGACCTGACGCCGCTGGTGGTGCTGATCGGGGTCTATGCGCTGCGGATCATCCTGATCAACAACGCGGTCTATTTCTACTGACCTCTTGTTCCCCGATTCCGACTGTGTGATTGTCCGTTCAAGAGCAGTCAAATCTTGAAACAGGGCACCCCCGCACATGTTCGACGCCGCGCCTTTGCTGCGAGATGTCTTTGGATTCGATGAATTCCGCCCCGGGCAGGAAGAGATTGTCGATGCCGTGACCGCTGACCAGAACGTGCTGGCGATCATGCCCACGGGTGGCGGCAAATCCCTGTGTTTTCAACTTCCTGCCCTGCTGCGTGACGGGGTGACGGTGGTGATCTCGCCGCTGATCGCGCTGATGCGAGACCAGGTGCGCGGGTTGCAGGAGGCCGGGGTCGAGGCCGGTGCGCTGACCTCGGGCAACACCCCCGAGGAAACCGACGCCGTGTGGGAGGCGCTCGAGGCCGGGCGGCTGAAACTGCTGTATATGGCGCCCGAACGGCTGGCGGCGGGCTCGGCGCTGGGCATGTTGCGGCGGATCAATGTCAGCCTGATCGCGGTGGACGAGGCCCATTGCGTCAGCCAATGGGGCCATGATTTCCGGCCTGATTATTTACGGATCGGAGAATTGCGGCGCGCCCTGAACGTGCCTCTGGCCGCCTTCACCGCGACCGCCGACGCCGAAACACAGGACGAGATCGTCGAGAAACTGTTCGACGGCACGCCTCCGCGCAAGTTCCTGCGCGGCTTCGACCGCCCGAACATCCACCTGGCCTTTGCCGCCAAGGACAGCCCGCGCAAGCAGATCCTGGATTTCGCCGATGCGCGCCGGGGCCAGTCGGGCATCGTCTATTGCGGCACCCGCAACAAGACCGAAGTGCTGGCGCAGGCGCTGCGCGAACAGGGCCACAGCGCCTGCCACTATCACGGTGGGATGGAGGCCGAGG contains:
- a CDS encoding MFS transporter produces the protein MAEISKRRRIWGWWFFDWASQPYHTLLVTFVFGPYFAGVAAGYFTTEGLDAQAAAARAQTVWANCLTITGLIIAFGAPLLGAMADVSGRRIPWIFAFSVMYAVGSAALWYTMPDGSNMWLMLSAFGFGFVGAEYALIFINSQLPDLGDDSEVGEISGSGFAFGYFGGLISLAIMLALFVEQPNGKTLIGMTPAFGLDAATREGTRFVGPFTAMWFILFMVPYFLWVRDDAATDRKGSVGEALRLLSKSVSNLRYRVSLASYLGSSMFYRDALNGLYSFGGVYARLVLEWDLIKIGVFGIVSVLASAVFAWLGGKADKKYGPKPVILVAIWVLIFVCVTVVSMDRAQIYGIGLPDGSNLPDLVFFGCGVLIGGMGGILQSASRSMMVRHTDPETPVESFGLYGLSGRATAFAAPLLIGIATTATGSARLGVSPIILLFILGLFLMRWVRPEGDQSR
- a CDS encoding YggT family protein, which encodes MLSLIQILLLILDIVWFIILAHVIMSWLINFQVLNLHQQLVAQIWYGLNRLLEPIYGPIRRILPNMGGLDLTPLVVLIGVYALRIILINNAVYFY